Within the Miscanthus floridulus cultivar M001 chromosome 17, ASM1932011v1, whole genome shotgun sequence genome, the region AAGGCagtcattccaaattataaggcgTTTTGGTTTTTCGAGATACATTGcgtttactatgtatctaaacatagtgtatatctaagtgcagaGCAAAAATTACATACCAAAAAAATCTTAAATGCCTTAtagtttagaatggagggagtattttgcTTTCTCAAGATTTATCAACAGGACGAATTTTAGACTTTTTAGTCCAAAGGGACCTTTCCCTCTATCCCCATAATAAAACTAGAATAAAATGCATCGGAGGTCCATTAATTTTCGTTGGGGTGtcatttaggtccatcaactttaaaattgtatttttttgtcatgaacttttaaaatggttcactgcaggtccatgctatttatttaaccttaagtCCAACGTACATTTACAGAAAACCCCTCACCTTTCTTTATCTTCTGGCGTGGTCGCCGTCCGCGCTCCTATTCAAAGCGGCTGTGCTAGGACGAGGCGCTGCAGCTCCGGTGTGGCCCGGGCACCGAGGCATACAGGGCCGCGGCCGCGCGGCTCAAGTCCTGGCGCCGCAACGGCACCAAGGACGCCGCAAGAATTTAACGAGAGAGCCTGGCGCCATGCCTCGCTCAGCCTGGAGCCAGCCAGTGACGCGGCAAGACACAGGTGGGGCGATGCCAGGAGCGGTGGAGTCGGCAGAGGCGGACGCGTCGGCGGCagctgcagcagctgctgctgtgaGGCATGTACCGCGACCTGGCGCTGTCGCTGCGGTGCGGACTCCGTGACGTGGTAGTGGGGTTCTCGTTCCTGCGCCTACGCGGCCTCTGCGCCCTGCGCTCCGTCGCCGACGCTGGCGCCCTGCTGCACCAAAACCGCAGCGAAGACATGGACCTGATGGGTTCGATGGGCCACTTATCCATCCACAACGCATAGCTATTGAGAACTTGTCCCACTGTCCAGGGCTCCAGGCATCCCCAAGTATCCCCAGCTTCCTAACTGAAGCTCCAGTGCTTCGTGTAGTGCGTGTGTGTGGTGACAACTGAAAAGAACTAGCCAACTAACAGTAGTGAAGGCAGGCAGGACAGACCAGAAGAACAAACGTcgggcattgcattgcattgcattgttgATGAACGAACAACTCTGAGCGAATGCAAATGCAGATGTGCAGCAGCAGCACCGATATGATCGTGAGGCCGTACGTACATTGACGGCATTGTAGCGGTGCGCCGCGGCGGCGCAGGCCGGGCAGAGGAGGCAGCAGCCTTCGAGCACCCTGAGCGCGAGCACGACCTCGGAGTCCGTGGCGGGGTTCCTGAGCCTGGCCGCGGCGGGCTCCATGCCCAGCACCTGCGCCACCGTCAGCACCGCGTCCCCGGCCCCGGTCGCCGCCGCCTTGCGCAGGCTGTGCTCGAACAGCACCGGGATCACTGCAAAACCCAGTTCCGTCGGCACGAGTGACTAATGGAGAAGATGGAAGAGGCAGAAGAGCCGGGACGACGGCGAGACGTGAACGTGACGACGTGGGGACCTTGCCTTGGAGATCTCGGATGGACTGGGAGCAGCGGAAGGGGCCCACGTCGGGGACGGAGCGCAGGGCGCGGAGGAGCGCGCGGAGGCCGCGCAGGCGCAGGAACGAGAACCCCGCGGCCGCGTCGCGGAGTCCGCACCGCAGTGACAGCGCCAGGTCGCGGTACATGCCTCACAGcagcagctgccgccgccgcgtccgccaCTACCGACTCCACCGCTCCTGGCATCGCTCCACCTGTGTCTCGCCGCGTCACTGGCTGGCTCCAGGCTCCGCGAGGCACGGCGCCAGTCTCTCTTGTTAAATTCTCGCAACGTCCTCGGGGCTGTTGCAGCGCCAGGACCTGAGCCGTGTAGCCGCGGCCCTGTACGCCTCGGTGCCCGGGCCGCACTGGCGCTGCAGCGCCTCGTGCTGGCGCAGCCGCTTGAATAGGTGCGTGGACGGCGACCGCGTCAGAAGATAAAGAAAGGTAGGGGTTTTCTGCAAATGTACATtggatttaaggttaaataaatggcatggacctgcagtgaaccattttaaaagttcatgacccaaaaatacagTTTCAAAGTTAATGGATCTAGATGACACCCCAACGAAAATTAACGGACATCGGATGCAttttactcataaaactattataTTGATCACAATGCTTCTTTTCTTGCTCCAATAGTCTACTAGTACCTCTTTCTTTTTTGGTCACTAATATTTTTCTCGTCTCCCCACAAGTAAAGGAGGAGCTACATCTCTTTGCAATAGCATGGGTCTCACCCAACTATTATTTTTCAACCATCTTTTTTCTACATACATGTGGACCCCATCTTTTATATAGGTATTggtagtgttatcctaaacgctaaacgctaAATAGTTAGTCACCCTTTGTTTAGCGTTCAAACTGTTTAGATGGTGTTTAAATGGTTTTACGAAATATTACCAAAAATATGAATATTTATTAATGTAAAATCAATTATTCTAGTATTTATATGTATTTATGCAAGTAAAAATCaaatattttaatatttatatatatttatgcatgtaaaagGAATCAAATATGCAAAATTATGCGTGTACAAATCAAGTATACATATTTATCAATATAATAAACTTATAAGTATACAAAATTATGCATGTAAAACCCAATTATATTTACTCGATGTTCACCTAAACAGTTTTTTAAACAATCCTTTAGCACGTTTAATTATTTACCTCGGTCCCGTTTAAGGCGTTTAGACCGTTCTCCTATTTTTTGACCATTTAAACGGTCCACCTTAAATGTTTGTTTGCTTCTCTAAACAAAATAGCTCGCCATCGTTTATCATTTAGCATCTGTTTAGGCTAGCACCCGGTATTAGAGGAAATATATCGGGTACTGCTGTATCAACTCTTTCAATACTCATAAAAAATATTGAGCTAGCCACTACTTCATATTGGGAGAGAGGTTATCGGAAGACGGGTAGAGAAGCACTTACCTTTTTTTACCTAAAAATATAATATAATTATTCTATTGATGAGTGGCACTGATAGTTTGAGGTATCTTAGTTATTTGAAAGAGGATACTTACATAAATAGGATTTTGAAATTTCCACCTTAGCTATTATATGGGTATTTCTACGATGTTGGATAAATCATGAGCCCCCCTCATAATGTCACAATTAGAAAATACTACTACATATGCAAATTGTTCCTTGTTTAGGAGAAAATTAGTGCCGGCCAGGAGAAAAGCGTTCAGCTCGGCAATAAATTGGTTCCATGTTCAGAAATATCTAGAAGTAATAAAGAGAGAGAAAATAAATGAAGGtaaaataaatttagaaaaaagAAAGTAAAGgtaaatgaaaaaagaaaggaaTTTATGCCTGGGGGAAACACAAGTGCCGATAAAAGTTGCGTGATGATTTGCGTGTCCCACAAATGAATTTATGCGGCCCACGAAGCGCACCTGACGTGATATGGGCCTTCGGCGACAGTTCGACTAGCCAGAGTCCGGCTTATATTGCTGCCCGGGGCAACCGTGGACGGGCGGGAAGGGGAGGAGAGTTTCCCGCGCTCAGACGGCCGCCTCTCCATTCCCATTCCCCAAATCCCAATCTAGGGTGTCTTCCGCCCGTGGATAACCTTCCTCATGGCTCCCAAGCGCCGCCGTGCGGATCAGGGTTCGCCGGTgccggcgccacctcctcctttgCGGACGGCAAAACTTCAGCCGGTGGTCGTCTTCGCCCACGGCGCCGGTGCCCCTTCCTCCTCTGACTGGATGGTCCAGTAAGCTGTTTCTGATTTCTCGCCCAAGCGGTCAATCGAATCTTGTCAAACATTCGTTTCCTGTGGAAGCGATGCCTGTATCGTGATGTGCTAAACTGGCGATTTATTCTGCTAGTTGGAAGAAGATGGTGCAGGACGCATTGGATGCTGTCGACGTAGTGACCTTTGACTACCCATGTCAGTTGATTCAGTATTTCAGTCTACTACTCGTTACCCTTGATTCTTGGATCAAAATTTGTCAGCAAGAGCTAAGTGGTGGCATGGCAAGATAACAATGTGAACTTGCAGATATGTCGGGTGGGAAGCGCAGGGCGCCGCCAAAGGCAGAGAAGCTTGTTGATCACCACCTTGGCATCGTGAAGGATGCTGCTGGCAAGTATCAGGGGCACCCTCTTATTTTGATGGGGAAGTCCATGGGATCGAGGTAGTTTTGGACTTTTGGATGGACAATGTTACTGTTTGTTTCATCATTTGTGCATCTTATTCGCTTAGTTCAACATTTGAATACTTTTACATTGTAATGCTTCAATTCAACACACATGTTGCACTGATACGAATATCTGACAATGGTGTATTCAAAATTGTCAGGGTTAGCTGCATGGTGGCATGCTCCACTGACATTGATGTTTCTGCTGTTGTATGCTTGGGTTGCCCACTAAAGGTTGGTCAGCACATTGTTTTTTTGGTTCCCTTGTACCTGAATTTTACCTTCTATCAGTTAAAACTCTTAATCAACTGTCTAGATTAGGAATGGATTTTTATTTCCTCTGTAGTTTTTATTAGGATAAAAAGGTAGTTTCTGTGACTTTATAGTTGCTTTTTCACCTACTATGTTGTAGCGTTATGTGTTGACGTTTTTATTACTTATATTTTTGCTCTAAAAGCATTCCTTGAGATGAGACTACAAAATTCTTTTTGTCCCTCCCTGAAA harbors:
- the LOC136515581 gene encoding uncharacterized protein; the protein is MYRDLALSLRCGLRDAAAGFSFLRLRGLRALLRALRSVPDVGPFRCSQSIRDLQVIPVLFEHSLRKAAATGAGDAVLTVAQVLGMEPAAARLRNPATDSEVVLALRVLEGCCLLCPACAAAAHRYNAVNVRTASRSYRCCCCTSAFAFAQSCSFINNAMQCNARRLFFWSVLPAFTTVSWLVLFSCHHTHALHEALELQLGSWGYLGMPGALDSGTSSQ
- the LOC136518970 gene encoding uncharacterized protein; amino-acid sequence: MAPKRRRADQGSPVPAPPPPLRTAKLQPVVVFAHGAGAPSSSDWMVHWKKMVQDALDAVDVVTFDYPYMSGGKRRAPPKAEKLVDHHLGIVKDAAGKYQGHPLILMGKSMGSRVSCMVACSTDIDVSAVVCLGCPLKGVNGAVRDETLLELKVPTMFVQGSKDALCPLDKLQSTRKKMTCKNELHVIDGGDHSFKVAKKYLESRGLNQHDLEMEAVKAISQFVQNSSTENCT